The Helianthus annuus cultivar XRQ/B chromosome 16, HanXRQr2.0-SUNRISE, whole genome shotgun sequence genome includes a window with the following:
- the LOC110920016 gene encoding ankyrin repeat-containing protein BDA1 — translation METKLYEASLSGDVQALNALLDQDQLILDRLSLTGFNESPLHIAAIRGHHQFATVLLTQNPNLAIALDSQRRTPLHLASANDDIEMVQELVRVGGRDLCCFRDQDGLTPLHLAAVNECLEVVKVLVQANPDAAKEISETGETILHMCIIYNCIESLKVLAKITDQGGNTLLHAASINKHTQILNYLLRIPSIKANGNAVNRLGLTALDILDQCPRDLKSLETREILMEAGVLRANDLRPALDKPLQSIMKSSQNKRKGLLSRTWAWYVNADHHWIERQRGILIVAALVVAGMSFYSGIYPPGGTFSSTQNGMYSLGNAVQTEVDMDQFDMFLANNTVTMIISLVIVLVLISGFPLRNKFWMWLLTLGSMSAMVSMVTSYLESLSMMSPDGYFGEATFLICVIGMVGCGVVALIHTIFFVVWVVMKLSKCMMPEKDKNGNQDVGDA, via the exons ATTGCTGCCATACGCGGCCACCATCAGTTCGCCACCGTTCTTCTTACTCAAAATCCAAACCTTGCTATAGCCTTGGATTCCCAAAGGCGAACCCCACTCCACCTGGCCTCCGCCAATGACGACATAGAGATGGTCCAGGAACTTGTACGGGTGGGTGGGCGCGATCTGTGCTGTTTCCGGGATCAAGACGGGTTAACCCCTCTTCATTTGGCAGCCGTGAACGAATGTTTGGAAGTTGTTAAGGTGCTGGTTCAGGCAAACCCGGATGCAGCTAAGGAGATTTCGGAGACAGGAGAAACCATATTGCACATGTGTATTATTTATAACTGTATTGAATCATTAAAAGTGTTGGCAAAGATCACAGATCAGGGTGGAAACACCCTTTTGCATGCTGCTTCTATCAATAAACATACACAG ATTTTAAACTACTTGCTGAGGATACCAAGCATCAAAGCTAATGGAAATGCTGTAAACAGACTTGGATTAACTGCACTAGATATTTTGGATCAATGTCCCCGAGATCTAAAATCACTTGAAACAAGAGAAATTCTAATGGAAGCAGGTGTGTTGAGAGCAAATGACCTTAGACCAGCTCTTGACAAACCATTACAGTCAATAATGAAATCCTCACAGAATAAACGGAAagggttactatcaagaacatgGGCTTGGTATGTGAATGCTGACCATCATTGGATTGAAAGGCAGCGTGGGATTCTAATAGTTGCTGCTTTAGTGGTAGCGGGGATGTCATTCTACTCGGGGATTTACCCTCCAGGTGGTACTTTTTCAAGCACCCAAAATGGCATGTATTCGCTTGGAAATGCAGTTCAAACAGAAGTAGACATGGATCAGTTCGACATGTTTCTAGCAAACAATACGGTCACTATGATAATTTCATTGGTCATAGTCCTTGTGCTGATCAGTGGATTTCCATTAAGGAATAAGTTTTGGATGTGGTTGCTTACTCTTGGAAGCATGTCCGCTATGGTGTCTATGGTGACTAGTTATTTGGAATCATTGAGTATGATGTCACCGGATGGGTATTTTGGTGAGGCGACCTTTTTAATTTGTGTGATTGGGATGGTGGGTTGTGGTGTGGTGGCATTGATTCATACCATATTTTTCGTAGTTTGGGTGGTGATGAAGCTTTCAAAGTGCATGATGCCAGAGAAAGACAAAAATGGGAACCAGGATGTGGGTGACGCTTGA